One Halolamina litorea genomic window carries:
- the dpsA gene encoding DNA starvation/stationary phase protection protein DpsA gives MSTQKTVRQQADTVEGNAVRIDTEKAEQIVDALNRDLASAYVLYHQVRKHHWNVEGAESGDLHDFLDGAAGTLETHADAIAERAQALGGVPVAGPAEQEARAYIEFEGEDVYGIRDSLEADLESYGDVIESVREHVGLATDLGDYATAELLREVLEDLEDDAHDIDHYLEDDTLVQA, from the coding sequence ATGAGTACCCAGAAGACCGTCCGACAGCAGGCCGATACCGTCGAGGGGAACGCCGTCCGCATCGACACCGAGAAAGCCGAACAGATCGTCGACGCGCTGAACCGCGACCTCGCCTCCGCGTACGTGCTCTACCACCAGGTCCGTAAGCACCACTGGAACGTCGAGGGCGCCGAGTCCGGCGACCTGCACGACTTCCTCGACGGCGCCGCGGGCACGCTCGAGACGCACGCCGACGCCATCGCGGAGCGCGCACAGGCACTCGGCGGCGTCCCCGTCGCGGGCCCGGCCGAGCAGGAGGCCCGCGCCTACATCGAGTTCGAGGGCGAGGACGTCTACGGCATCCGTGACTCGCTGGAAGCCGACCTCGAGAGCTACGGCGACGTGATCGAGAGCGTCCGTGAACACGTCGGCCTGGCGACCGATCTGGGTGACTACGCGACCGCCGAACTCCTCCGTGAGGTGCTGGAGGACCTCGAGGACGACGCCCACGACATCGACCACTACCTCGAGGACGACACCCTCGTGCAGGCGTAA
- a CDS encoding ferritin-like domain-containing protein has translation MSDPKQGRLVRAPEGATVKQERETVTENAVRVDSDDGEEGTSSGSQTKSDNAAEMVEALNVVHAGTFNLFYLVRKHYWSAEGAESGDVAEFLGDAYQRLRHVDDAVAHRISELGGVPVSTPPEIQEHAPVHLEAEHLYSLRASLEGDLDAYATLAVAFRDAVDVARAVGDEASRELLESRLETIEDDAHTIERYVEDDTLVGER, from the coding sequence GTGTCCGATCCCAAGCAGGGGCGACTCGTCCGGGCGCCCGAGGGAGCGACCGTCAAACAGGAGCGAGAGACGGTCACCGAGAACGCCGTCCGCGTCGATAGCGACGACGGCGAGGAGGGAACCTCCTCGGGCAGTCAGACGAAGTCTGACAACGCCGCCGAGATGGTCGAGGCGCTGAACGTCGTCCACGCGGGGACGTTCAACCTCTTCTACCTCGTGCGCAAGCACTACTGGAGCGCCGAGGGCGCCGAGTCCGGCGACGTGGCCGAGTTCCTCGGCGACGCCTACCAACGGCTCCGCCACGTCGACGACGCCGTCGCCCACCGGATCTCCGAGTTGGGCGGCGTCCCCGTGAGCACGCCTCCCGAGATCCAGGAACACGCGCCGGTCCACCTCGAAGCGGAGCACCTCTACAGCCTGCGGGCATCGTTGGAGGGTGACCTCGACGCCTACGCGACGCTCGCGGTGGCGTTCCGCGACGCCGTCGACGTGGCTCGGGCGGTCGGCGACGAGGCCAGCCGCGAACTGCTGGAGAGCCGCCTCGAAACCATCGAGGACGACGCCCACACGATCGAACGCTACGTCGAGGACGACACGCTCGTGGGGGAGCGATGA